CCTTTTTCCATGCACCCAATATTCAGCTCTCCTCCCTTTTGAGCCCTGGATGTATTCTCTTCCCACCATTTTTTGTCTTAATGGTAACAAAGCTTTCGTTGTTTGATCCTTTGTCTCTACAAGGTCATCATCTTGAGACTCACCACTACTAACATCTAACGTGGCAGCTCCATGTACTTCTACAAATGATTCTTGAGTTTCTGACTCGGAGATTGATCGTTTACTTCTTTTTGTAGGGCCTGACATCTGTAAGAGAAGAATATAATAAAGGAATATTAAAATGTAAAGTAATTGCAAATAAATAATTGGCAAGATTGAGGAATAAATACTTATAATCATTAATTCATGGTATCAACGAgatttatgcattcatggtatTAATCTGCTATAGTCTATAGATTTCCTATACATAAACTCAAAGTAAAAGAACTCAAACTGAATACGGATTGGCAGATACGGAGTATCAAAGTATGCAAAGTAGTACGAACTTTCCATTACATTAAAAAACACTATGACTCCACTACTCTAAAGTCTAAACTCTAAACACTATATACAGCATAACAGCAAGTCAACAAGTATGCATCTCCCATATCAGTTGAGATAAAAGTCTAAGCCATATTAAATTGGGAAGAGTACAGCTACATAAATGCTCAAAGCCATAACTCACAAGCCAGTAACAATTCGAATATCGTATCACTAATTCACTATCTCAGTCAAACTCAAAGTTAAATAACACAAACTGAATACGGAGTACTCAATTACTCATAATTCAGGAAGTCAAAAATCATAATTGATCACTGGCAATAACATTTATTCAGTTTTAAGATTATTGTAAAAACTTAGCACCATGAAAAAAAATACACATATACATACTACGTACTCCATAGATAAATACATAcaaattagtaaaaaaaaaatagatattCTTAATTGATTTAAGTACCAGTCGCTGATTAGTTAGATGGGAAAAAACTTATACGGTGTAGCAAGAAAAAGGCACCATTAACTAGTTAGGTTATAGGTGGTTATTACTTTATTCCATTAATTCTTTTGTAAGGTGGGTATTTTATTTGCAGATAAAACACATAGGAATGCCATTAATCGGAATTTTTACATAATAACTTAATTTACATTCATTGAAAAAGCAAACTACCATTACAATTTACACGCTTTACAACATGAAGGCAGGAAATCGAAACAACAAAACAGCAAACTTGCTAATTAAAAAAACCAGAAAGGCAGGAAATCGAAGGAACATGAAGGAATTAAGAAAAATTAAGCAACACTTACCAGTTACCACTTTTAAGGAATTGAGATGAAATTGACTAACAAATTGACGATCATCTGTAAATACCAACCGGCAGAGAAGAAGATGAATAGCGTTATAGCGTGGAGAGTTAGGGTTATGATGAAGTGATTGCAGTTTTAACTTTTAAGCGCttaaaatctttttaataaCCGCAAGCCCGCAAGCCCGCAAGCCCGCAATATGGCAACAATTCAGCgtaattattttttcaaaaaaaaatttaatttttaaaaaccggtcttcggtccggtccgggtttttTTCGGgtttggaccggaccggaccgaaacccgaattttcattttggaaGACCCGAAGACCGGACCGAAAAAAATCGGtctggtccggtccggtccggtccgatcCGGCCTAATTTTTCGGTCCGGACCGATTTTTGCACAGGCCTAGACATGACAAATGGGTCATCTAGATCGGGTTTGGATCAGGTTATTTTACTTCAAATCCGGTTCGGATTACGTAGAAATCGGATTAATTGGGTCAGTTTTAACAGTAGCCAGGTAATCGAGAAGGTCAAGTTAAAATAGGGTGGACCCAAATCTgacatactccctctgtcctttaatactcgcaccgttttgactgggtACGCttgcatgccaatgcacaactttgaccaccaatatctttaactacatattataaaactcataaaaatattaaaaatttgaaaatatacattaggatgaatccaacaatatattatactagtcttatatgcacgcgatgcgtgcgagataatatcagaaatttaaattgttttattgCAACTAAtcaccaaaaataataatagattatgtaaataatctaTTTATGTTTAACAATCTCATTATGTATAGCATATATTATGTATATATGATATCTATGTATAGGATatcaataaaaaataatcaGCCATAATTGGCGCATAATTAGCGATACTATTGCTGTAAATTAGCAACATGATTGCTGATTATCATGGCAGAATATTGCCTTAATTGTACATTGTATATTTATACTCCTAATCTATGAATGCAAAGATACAGAGTTATCATATCTTACAAATAGTATGCCACAAAATTTGTGGCTTCACTTCTTGGACCGTAGTATTGAATGCTAGATGGTCTCCATAACTGGATGTGACTTCACTTCTTAGAACGCAACTCATTTTACTTTTAGCTTATGTTTGAGTAAGAAGTAGATCTGAATTTCTTGACTCCTCTCTTTGGTCGAACGTATTCAATGGTGTAAGCGAGTGGTGCTGACGTATTGCAATGATTTACTACTACTACTGGAACCGTCTTTACCACCTTTTGATTCCATTAGAACATTCACTCTTCACTAAAGAATGAAACCAGAAATCATATGTCAGCAAATATTGCAAAAATATGATATATTTAGGAGTACTTCGAATAAAAACATCAATCACGCTAAATCATACGTCACCTTGCAAACTCGAAAACAGGAATTTATGAACATCAATCGCATGCCCGTTGATGAGGGAGTTCAAGAAGCCCAACTGCACAGGGCCCAAAAATTTAAAAGGTGTAAGGTTTAAAAAAAGGGCCCAAAAAAATTTACTACATCTATTAATCTATTATACCTTACATTGGAAAGCTGCATTCTCTTTTATCTTCCTAATGAGGAAAGCCAGCTTCCTCATTGTTTCTCAcgccatcatcatcaatctTCCATCTTCTTTGCTCTTCCATTTTCTCCAACAATTCTACTTCAAATTACTAAAATAAAGTAGTCCAATTCCCATTAATCTCCCAATTGTCAATGGAAAAATACAGATTTTTCTTAATGGCTATGAACATCTAAAAATCAATTCCCATTAAATGTTTCTCATCAAACGTTTTGATTTTTTCCAGTAATGTATAATCTTTGTTCCTACTCCTATATTTAATAGAATAACAGTACTCTAATTATACAAAAATGATGTACACATATAACTGGTGTATTTGAAGAGAAATCAAAAGTTGGAGCAGAGCCTTGGAGGAAGTTCTGAAAATAAATCACTTTGTTACTATATATGGCACTTCAATATTGTTAAATTGTTTAAATTTTATTGTGATTTCTAAATTATGAGCTAATTGATACTCAGAGAATGGCCCAATTTTAATTTTAGAACAGGCCCCTAGAATCTTTAAGAAGGCCCTGATCAGTCGAAAACAGAAATCCAATCGAATTATAATGTAAAACATCAATATCAAAGCCGattttatagggaaagagtaaACTGAAGACGGGCTTAACTTGTGAAATTAAAACTCAAATTCACAAAATAAAAACTGAGTTTCACATATATTTATTCAAATTACAACGGGTTTTCATAAAGTAGATCAAGGAAGACATTGTAAAAATTATAGCCTAATTTCACtaataattcaaattctttggCAGACCTAGTCGAATTGATTAGGTAACCAAAGAAAATAGCCCAAATATTAAACAAAAACACCACATTCAATTACTTGCcgttaaaaataatataattaattttctCAAAACATACCTAATTGAAAAACGTAAACACAGTATTGACAATGTTTCAACAATTTCACAGATTCCGACTGCAATTAATAACAAAAAACTTAAATggaacaaaaacaacaaaagaaatCAGATCTATAGAATTAAAACTCAAACAACAGAAAATTACAGCCAAAATTATCAAATACATAAACAGATTGCATGCATAAAATCCTAGATGAAATATCCCTAAACAATTTGCATGATATCGAAAATACACAAACTCTAGatccaaatcaaacaaaaactaTAAATAACAACGATTGAAACGGAACAGTTAAAATCAAATCTAAGATCGGAAACATAAAATAAATAGGATCGAAGAAACTTACAGATAAATGGAAAATCAAGGAATGAACCAAAACCAATATCTCCAACCAACAACCCAATCTTCCAGAAAAACAAAGACCCCAGAATAATTACGAAATAATTGAAACGCAGAtcataggagagagaaaattgaggCAAAAGATTGGAGGATATGATAGAGAAAATTGCGTGAGATTGTTGGTGGTGACGGTCAGGAGCAAGGAGGGCCGACCAGACTGATGGTGGCGATGGCGTTGATCGGCGACGGCTGAGCAGGAGGAGAGAAAGTATGAGAGAGAAAAGTATGTACGCTTAAACAGAGGAaattctcgggttttgaatgaAAGGCTGGGGGGTTTAATTAGAAGTGGGGGTAATTTCGTCAATTTAcagggggacacgaaaagtggtTTTACCCTTATaccctcagctgttcctttatataatagagatactaacatttgttttcatataatagaaataaaatagggtcaaaatgAATTATGAAAAAGTTGGATCAGCTTTTATTGGCTGTTACTGTAGATCAAAGTTTTCATCCATGGATAAATTTGGAGgtaagatttttttaaaaaaaaaaattgttaaaaagtCAAACACGTGCTTGTCACGCGCCAATCAACGCCGGAAAGCAGTGGTTGACTACCGGAAAATCACATTTGGTCCtaattcacaacaaaaaatctcaattgggccttctttcacaactttttttttaaaaggtcctttcttacaatttttgtgttttaaaagatcttttctgacaaattttccaaaaaaaaaataacggcCCTACAACTATAAGAGCACACCATGATGATGGCGCACATGCATGAactttttctatatatatatacactccgtattttttttaaaacattgtTGGCCGTGCGACAACGCTTGCAGGCCTAAGGTCAAGTTAAAGCACAACAACAAGCAACTTTGGGCCAAGCTCGAGGTGGGCTGGCGTGCAGTAGTAAGCAACTTTGGCCCAGCCTCGCTAGGGCTGGTGCGCTGCAGTAGCAAGCAACGCTAGACCAAGCCCGCGTCAAAGCGCTGCTGTGGGTGGCAGCAACTAGCGAGGCAACTTAAGGCCAAGACTTCCTCGTAATTTAAGGGCATACGTAGTATGTTAAAGTGGAGGTCAACAAGTAAGAGTTCGGAAAACTAGTTGTTGGCAAAGTAAAATGACGAAATAACAAATGTGCAAATCACATCCTTACATTTAAATCATTCTAGACCTTCAGTTGCTAAttcattttcttttgattttcatTAGAAAAAATGGCTAGAATTTCAGTTATGTTCATTATATTTTTGTAGGGACCTTTGAAATCTAAAAGAGAACTACTTTGCAAAATACTCATCCATGGACCATGATGATGGAGTATAGGCATTTGATATCATTTGGGGAGGCAGAGTGATTAGTGGATAGCATGACGATGGTTGTCATCAAAGGAGTGTATAACTGAATATGTAATCATTCTAACATCTTAAGAATGAGCATTTTCCCTTTAATCCAAACTCCATAGTCCTTGAGAATACTTATGGAGCGCAAAAATTGCTACATTGACAAATTCAGCTGGTTTTCATGTATATAAAACACCGTATTCTCAATACTTTCGTACTACGTATAATTTAATATGCTTTCCATCGAAAGGGGAAAATGATAAAAAGAAGGTAAATCAATGTGATAAACAAAAATTACAAGCTACTCTGTATAATTATATGTACCGGAATTTAGAGGCAAATCTTTCCCTCCCTTCTACGAGAGAACTTCACGCTAGGAAACGCTGATATGCATTCCAACAGTTGTTTGCTTCACTTGTGCAGACCGTTCCGTTACTGGTTTTCACATCAACTAAATAACTTGTCAACTACAGTACATGCACACAGACAAATCTCACAGGCAAATCAGCAGAGGACTGTTTTCTGATGGTCATACCAAACTCTGTATTCATTTACAAACCACCTCAACAGCACCAGCAAGTTTCTGATAGAACACAAAACAGTAAACCTCCAATGGCAGAAGAATCAAACAGTCCTTATAAGTGATGCATCACTCGGTTGATATGCAATAACGTTCTGGTTAGTATGAAGTAGGGAagacgtacttgtttaaaaaatGATGCGTGTATATTTTCCAAGTAAAATTTAAGCTGTTACTCCCACAACTTAACAACCATGCTCCGAAGGCTTTCAGTTACTAGGGGCCTCAGCTACTAGTGTGGAATTCTTAGAGCGAAGCAATTGCTGCTGCTTCTTAAGGAAGACTGCATACAGAAGTTCATTCCATGTATCAGGAACACCAGGCAAACACCAATGACTACAGTCTTGCCTGTGAATCGGGGCTGGTTTTGGCCCCAGATAGTAGAGTGATGAATGAGCCTCTCTTCTCTGTAAAGTCAAATAGGTTACATTCAACAAGTTCACTTTACTCACATGAGATTTGTTTGCATGATCCGCAAGAGCATCATTCACAGTATTGAAATGGCCCCAAGTATGGGGCAAGTATGGAGCCGTCAAGTCTGGCATTGTTTCCAAATGACAAGTACCACCAGTTTTCCAGTCGCCTCCACTGTAGAAGAGATTTCCCTCATTAGTAATTGTTCTTTAAATACAAGAAACTCTAAAACAAGTAAATGAAATTAGAAATCAAGTACAGGCTCCCACCTAGCTAGGTTTGCAAGGGTCAACCGGTCAAATATAGAGCAAAGTGCACCACGCCAGTTGGCTTTCAATATTTCACTTAATTTCTAGGTTTGGAGAAAGGAAGAAAACATGGATAGCTAGCTATAATGCCAAACAGGAAGTTACAAATGGATCAAAGGATAAGACATAGGAATCAAGTAAAACCACATTCAAAAACAATACATGGGAGATGCTTATCAGGGATCTTGTAAATTACAAAAGCATTAGTAGAGTTCCTTAACAGTTGCAGATAATGATGTAGGTGTTTACCAGTTCCCTTGTTGTCTAAAGTAGGAAAAACTTTCCTAGTCACACAAGGTGGGTTTGATACTCCttccgtatttaattaaaagatatacTTTGACCGGCACGTAGTTTTTGGAGAGTgagttgaattatttattgtagtaAAAAGATAATGTGAGTAAGTGGTGCAGACCACAAGAAGGAGAGAAATATttatataattggaagtggggaccatgacatgccaaaaaggaaagtgtatcttttaattaaatacggagggagtataatgaTATCACTAGCTAATATAAATGATATTTATTGCTGTTAAGTAAAATCTTACATGGGAAATAGTTAAAGTAGCATATAAACATACCTATAAGTTCCATAACAAAATATAAGCAAGTAACCGATGGAAGACCCAAGTTAATCCAAACATTGATGGGTTTAATGATGGAACTACATGATGGACTTCAttttgtgtcgtgggctaccaACTTGTGGAATTAACTTTTGGTCATATTATATGTATACCAAGTTAATCAAAAATCAATTATATTTGCAACATATAgaaaaattactccctccggtTTTTTTTTATACCCAATTATTGTAGACTCTTGTTTCTAGGAGAGGTGAGTTAGTGGGCATAAAAAGAATGTGAAAATAGTAAGAGAGAGGTAGTAAAATGGTGCAAAGTATTACTACTTTGTCGAAGCTTGATTTGAAATAAAATGCCTGATTAACTTTTCCCTCAAAAATGGTGGGTAGGTGTAAGAAAAAAGCGGGTAaagtaggagagagagagagagagagacaagGGGTAAGATTATATAGTTGccaaaaataatataaagtagAAGGCTAGAACAAACAAAGCACCCTCTTATGGGGAAAAAATCAGAGGGAGTATGAAGAAACAAAAAGAATCCTTGCAAATTTAGAGGTTTTACGAATTATCTCAAGGAAATTAAGCAAAACTTGATCCATACGGACCATATAGTAGAGCTTATTCAGGACATGGCTCTTGATAGAAaacaaggaattctagaatctaTGCGACAAAGAGGATCATGTTATATTGTTTTTTTAGGCTTTTATGCAGTGTGTGTAAACCCTTGTGCATGTTTATCCTATGTGATACCTCATTGTTATTGATTTAGCTCTTTTAGTTTCTACCTCCCCCTCCTGCGTTCTTCCTACCTCTGTAGAAAGAATGGTTGTAGACTGGTTGACTCTAACCCTTTAGTTGAACACTCTTTCTCGACTTTTCTATAGGTCGTACCTTTCATAAATTCATAGACAAACCTTTACTAATTTCCTATAACTATTCAGGAAAAGAGATCGTACATTTGAACCTCCTAACCCTCTAATAGAGAGATTGTTACAACCAAATTTACGATACATGTCGCAAATATTGTTCTTGGTATTTCTCTTGTACAATGATTTACGTTTGGTCTTTGGAGCTTTACATCTAAACAGATCAGCAGTGAATGGCAAAATTTCCAAATAGGCATCTTCATCCAAGAGCCaatgataaaaaaaacaaatgatttTTCTTTCACCCAAAGAGAGACTAAAAGATAAGCTTAAAGGTAGTGGAGTAACAATTAACCCtttcatttgaccaattaacGCCTATAAAGAGGACAAAATGCCAATAAAAATCCAGTTAAGGTCTAATTTTAAATCCGATCCACGCATGAAAAATAAATACGACCCCTTGTTCACTAAGATGGTTACTCCTCTTTATGTTGACTGAGCATCAGATCGCTAAATCGTGGCCTACAGTCACTAGGAGTGAAGACAAGTTCAATACAGTTATAGTTTACCTTCTAAGCTTAATAGCATTTTACACTAGATGCAATTTAGGAATGAGTTTGATAAatccatttttattttattgataatgctatttaatattggtttccTTTTATGTTGAATTTCATGTCTCCCATTTTTCTACGTCGTAAATATAGTTCACTTGTTTGTGTAAAATCATTTGGACTACAAAGTACCCCACAACATAGGTGTGGCAAAGATGATGTATATAGAGGTGAATGTGTGGtaataaaagaagaagacaAAAATGAAGAGATCCGCAATAGGGTTGGAGTTGCAGTTATCAAGGATAAGATGAAAGAGAACCAACTTAGAGGCTTAGATAGGTCCAATGCAAATATTAAGAGGCACCTATTCGAAAAATGGAAAATTGAAATGACTGAAACTTCAAAAGTATCAATTTTCCAAAGATGACTGGGGTGAAAAGAGGAAAGAAAATTATTTGGTCTTCAACATCATATTGCACTGGATAAGCATTAGTTGATAAGAATGATTTACAAGATCAACTAAAAGAAAATTTTGTCTGTGTAGTGAAGCTGACCACATTCGCAAAAATTCTTCTCTTCCAACCATATGTTTGCAATGCAATATGATCAGAAAGATCAAATTCTTTCATTTTTTCTTTAACACATTTCATCCAACTCTTAGTCTGTCTCAGTCTTCTATTAATATCAATAATTGGTAAGACTTTTATGAATAAAAACAAAGAAGAAATTCTATTTTGACACACCTATGATAACTCCATTGACAAGTCAACTTTTTAAGCACCATTTTTTAGAATGTTTCCAAGATAATGACACCTTTCTTTCATAGTCCACCAACTAATCCTCCTTTGAATATTAGTTAGAGAAAATATTGTAGAAAAGTATTCTACATTTCTACTATACAGCAACTACGGAACTACCATCCCTACCCCTCTTTTCCTTTTTCTCCGTATATGTTTTTTATTGCATAATGTAGACAAACTTAAGTTCCCCACCCTTTTTGTCCTTCCCAATTTTCTTTTCTCCATAAATATACTATATGGATACTGGATCTGGGATTCAACATCTAAAGTTTGTTCAAATTTGAAGAGGGAGGTTGGACTGTGATAGTTAGCATCCATTCCCTAATACCCTGTCCATTTCAGGTTAATAGCAACATTTTGATTTTCACGTTTGCCaacgcacaactttgaccattcATATCTTTAATTATCATTTAGTAAAAATtgtatataaaatatatttcaaaaatatatattaaaactaATCTAACAACATTTTACATAATCGCATTTGTGTTTTATATACTAGTAAAAAAAATATGGTCAAACAtggtgaatagtgtaaaagtcaaaGTGTTGCAATCCTGAAACGTAGGAACTATTCATTTTTAGTTAAAAAAATGCATTACAGCTATATTATTTTGACCTTGAACCTGAGGTTTTATAATTCAGTAATTCGGTAGCTCTTATTGGAGCTTATTAgcccttatctgaacttaattttatttttctgaaataaaataaacaagcaTTTGCCTACACCTATTTCTATAAGAATTCTGAATTTGTATCATTTTGTATGCAGAAAGGTGACTATGTACCATTATAACAGAGCTGAATTATCGATCAAGCGGATAATGTCCAGTTTGTTTAGCCAAACTAAGAAAGAATGTCCATTCAACCATGCCATTTTCAAACCACTAATCTCTATTGTATAAGCCAACTCTTGAGGTTGACTTGTTTGGTGTCCCTCCTAGGAAATGCCTAAACTACCCCCTTAATTAatgttaataaaaatataatattgtCTTAAGGAATATTTGTTGTTCCTATATTTAATAGTATAATAGTATAAAATTCCACGCACGCATCGTGTGTATAGACACTAGTTTATTCATAAGTAAACCAGATGATACTAGTGTGAATAAAAATCTCATATCCTAGTATGCTACTATGCTAGTTGCATTCTAGGCTAGCTCAACCACCATGTGAAAAGATAAGCTTTGTCAAGTATGGAATTTACATAAACAGAGAGTTACAATGATAAAATGATATCCCACATCTTTATACAACTTTCCATACTCTTGTCTGACAAAAGATAATGTATAGAAGAATGAAGACATGTAAATGCAAACAAGAGATCCAAATATATTGTAAACAGAGGGGGGGCGGGGGGGAGCATAACATTACACTAGTCCTTAATGCCTCTATGAAGATTCTAGCCAAGGGCAAGGTAAGGGGATACTTAACCACATTCAGCCTCTAAAGAAAAGTAAACTTGGGCATGTTTTGTTTCTGCGTGAATTAATTGACTAGCTCAGTATTCATGTCATCGCCAGAGATGAATATAGAAATGTCCTTTAGATGTATCCTAACAAAATATCTAGTATGACAGATCTATCAATCCCTCCTAAACATCATATATTATTCAAAACGAGACAAAAAGGAAAAAGTTATCAGCGAAATCAAACCTGAAGTGCACGGGAGCATAGGATCGAAAGAAGATGCTTGTCTTGTTCGTATCTACTTGACTATCTATCCAGCTGGCAACAGTCTCTATTGACCGTCTAAAAGCAGTTTCAACAGTCATATTCATCTTTACAGCATTTCCTTCTTCAAAGTAACAACCACTGAAGAGTTGTAAATCAGATGTTAAGAAGTTCTAAAGGTAAAAAATATATAGAGAAAGCAACATCAAAGATAAAATGATAACAATCACAAACAATAATCAACAAAATGTAATCCTATGAATTCCAATCAGTCAACCGAAGTGAAAAGATGATGTGATCAACTGCCTGGGCTCAAGTAAGGGTGAAAGAAGCAACCGAAGAGGGACACGTAAAAGAATACAATTGGGAATTTTTCCCAATTTAAAAACAATAGAGTAACAAAATGTAACTAATAACATTTTGAAATCCCATGAAAAAAGAAAAGTTAACACTCAAATTTCACTTGGTACAAATTAATCACAAAGTTGTCAGACAAGCTATTTACACAGATTGATTTGAAGCAGCAAAAGGAATTGAAGCCTACTACATCCTGATCCTCAGACCTAAGAACGTCATGGATGCCAGAGCTTGTCAACATCTAGGCTACAGTATCATGAGAAAACACTGCCTATCAATGAAAATGTACAAGACCAAAACAGTAAATGGCTATTAAACTTGAAGTAGATTTATTCAACTAAGAAAGACATCAGAGCCATAGATGAAACATCCTAACTCGATACAGTAATTGGgttttgaatagtttctttttaaACAGCTAGCATTCAACAATATCATGGAGCTTTATCAGTCATAACAATGTGTAACTTCAAATGCTCCTCCTTTTTGGTCCTAATGTCGTCTCTCTACTTTCGTTTTGCTTCAAGAAGAAGACAAACTCTAATTATCAAGTTATAACCCACTTTAAAACCGTCTTTAAACACAAATCTGGGGTTCCTCATAAGGACAGAGCCATGAAAATTAGCTTTCCCATTcatctttcttttttgttttctcaAGTAACCAGTTGTGATAGCAATAGATTGCAGAGGATTTAAAAAGAAACTCATCATACAAAATCATAAGTGCACCCTGCGAGATAAATTGGTAGAGTGATTTCTAGAATCGACTCAGTCAAACAAAACCAAGACTTATACCTCTCTTAAACTCGAACAAGCAAACAAGCATAGTGTTTACCTCTTAATTGTCTTGTCATTAGTCCACCAATGTCCAGCATTTAAAATCAGCACATCAACATCTTTCCATTTGCCAGAGCTCCAATCCAGCTTATCCACTTTTAGAGTGTACTTCACATTTGGTGGGGAACCACCAGGAGGTCTGCCTTGCACTACTAAGAATGGAGCTCTGTAGTATTCAATAGTGCAATTATAATCCCGAAACATAAACACCAAAGACCCCATATGCTTTGTTATCGGGTTtccatgtacttcgtagattgaAGACTTATTAGAAACTGCAGAAGAAAGCATACACAGGAGGGATTCCCATTGGTTTCTTCCGATTGAGTCCCCGACAAATGCAAGCCTCTTGTTTCTAAGCTTTTCTAACATTGCCTTTGCGTCGAATCTGTAATgctcaaacaaacaaaatacataacatgttaaAAACATCACACACTCAATTACATTCATAATGCAATAGCACACAAACAGCAGGAAACCTAAGTCCACAACACCACATACTACACTTCTTGATCATTCACGCAACGGAACAAGAGTTCTAATAAACAAATGTCAAATAACACCTACAAATGTGGAAGAAAGAACCCTAATTCCTCTTTAttttttaacttgttttttcaTT
This sequence is a window from Spinacia oleracea cultivar Varoflay chromosome 1, BTI_SOV_V1, whole genome shotgun sequence. Protein-coding genes within it:
- the LOC110805093 gene encoding protein trichome birefringence-like 10 isoform X1, which encodes MNQLDFFKKLNRLTALELSLSIAAFLVLTLCLLCSLFYFDNGVGDGGGGVRSRAGVTWWFGGNLSGNAELGFSEEGDCDYFDGKWVWDETYPLYDSKDCLFIDGGFRCSENGRPDNSYTKWRWQPNKCNMPRFDAKAMLEKLRNKRLAFVGDSIGRNQWESLLCMLSSAVSNKSSIYEVHGNPITKHMGSLVFMFRDYNCTIEYYRAPFLVVQGRPPGGSPPNVKYTLKVDKLDWSSGKWKDVDVLILNAGHWWTNDKTIKSGCYFEEGNAVKMNMTVETAFRRSIETVASWIDSQVDTNKTSIFFRSYAPVHFSGGDWKTGGTCHLETMPDLTAPYLPHTWGHFNTVNDALADHANKSHVSKVNLLNVTYLTLQRREAHSSLYYLGPKPAPIHRQDCSHWCLPGVPDTWNELLYAVFLKKQQQLLRSKNSTLVAEAPSN
- the LOC110805093 gene encoding protein trichome birefringence-like 11 isoform X3; protein product: MNQLDFFKKLNRLTALELSLSIAAFLVLTLCLLCSLFYFDNGVGDGGGGVRSRAGVTWWFGGNLSGNAELGFSEEGDCDYFDGKWVWDETYPLYDSKDCLFIDGGFRCSENGRPDNSYTKWRWQPNKCNMPRFDAKAMLEKLRNKRLAFVGDSIGRNQWESLLCMLSSAVSNKSSIYEVHGNPITKHMGSLVFMFRDYNCTIEYYRAPFLVVQGRPPGGSPPNVKYTLKVDKLDWSSGKWKDVDVLILNAGHWWTNDKTIKSGCYFEEGNAVKMNMTVETAFRRSIETVASWIDSQVDTNKTSIFFRSYAPVHFSGGDWKTGGTCHLETMPDLTAPYLPHTWGHFNTVNDALADHANKSHSSLRSSSNCFALRIPH
- the LOC110805093 gene encoding protein trichome birefringence-like 11 isoform X2 yields the protein MNQLDFFKKLNRLTALELSLSIAAFLVLTLCLLCSLFYFDNGVGDGGGGVRSRAGVTWWFGGNLSGNAELGFSEEGDCDYFDGKWVWDETYPLYDSKDCLFIDGGFRCSENGRPDNSYTKWRWQPNKCNMPRFDAKAMLEKLRNKRLAFVGDSIGRNQWESLLCMLSSAVSNKSSIYEVHGNPITKHMGSLVFMFRDYNCTIEYYRAPFLVVQGRPPGGSPPNVKYTLKVDKLDWSSGKWKDVDVLILNAGHWWTNDKTIKSGCYFEEGNAVKMNMTVETAFRRSIETVASWIDSQVDTNKTSIFFRSYAPVHFSGGDWKTGGTCHLETMPDLTAPYLPHTWGHFNTVNDALADHANKSHPRFTGKTVVIGVCLVFLIHGMNFCMQSSLRSSSNCFALRIPH